The Doryrhamphus excisus isolate RoL2022-K1 chromosome 18, RoL_Dexc_1.0, whole genome shotgun sequence genome contains a region encoding:
- the ddx19b gene encoding ATP-dependent RNA helicase DDX19B — MASDSWAQAVDEQEAAAESMGNLQLKEKPGENGTSLLSAESAAAKSEAAGDKKTADDDENEDKAAQSLLNKLIRSNLVNNTNQVEVLQKDPNSPLFSVKSFEELRLKPQLLQGVYGMGFNRPSKIQETALPMMLAEPPQNLIAQSQSGTGKTAAFVLAMLSHVNPDYKYPQCLCLSPTYELALQTGKVIEQMGKHYPEVKLVYAIRGNKLQRGMKLQEQIVIGTPGTMLDWCSKLKFIDPKKIRVFVLDEADVMIATQGHKDHSIRIKRMLPNNCQMLLFSATFEETVWDFAKSIVPDPNIIKLKREEETLDTIKQYYVLCNSKEEKFEALCNIYGAITIAQAMIFCHTRKTAGWLAGELSRENHQVALLSGEMQVEQRAAVIERFRDGKEKVLVTTNVCARGIDVEQVSVVINFDLPVDRDGNPDNETYLHRIGRTGRFGKRGLAINMVDSRMSMNILNRIQEHFNKKIEKLDTHDLDEIEKIAS; from the exons ATGGCTTCAGACTCCTGGGCCCAGGCAGTGGACGAGCAAGAGGCTGCGGCGGAATCG ATGGGCAACCTTCAATTAAAAGAGAAGCCTGGGGAAAACG GCACATCTTTACTGTCAGCAGAGAGCGCAGCTGCAAAGTCGGAGGCTGCAGGTGATAAGAAGACtgcagatgatgatgaaaatg AGGACAAAGCAGCCCAGTCGTTGTTGAACAAACTGATCCGAAGTAATCTTGTCAACAACACTAATCAAGTAGAAGTCCTTCAAAAGGATCCTAACTCTCCGCTCTTCTCTGTGAAATCATTTGAGGAGTTACGGCT CAAACCGCAGCTCCTTCAAGGAGTCTATGGTATGGGTTTTAACCGGCCATCCAAAATCCAGGAGACAGCCTTACCCATGATGCTGGCTGAACC TCCACAGAATCTGATTGCCCAGTCCCAGTCAGGAACAGGAAAAACGGCCGCCTTTGTCCTCGCCATGCTCAGCCATGTTAATCCAGACTACAAGTATCCCCAG TGCCTGTGTTTGTCACCCACCTATGAACTGGCCCTTCAGACCGGCAAAGTCATCGAGCAGATGGGCAAACACTATCCGGAGGTGAAGTTAGTCTATGCCATCCGAGGAAATAAAC TGCAGCGAGGCATGAAGCTGCAGGAACAGATAGTCATTGGCACCCCTGGCACTATGTTGGATTGGTGCAGCAAGTTGAAGTTCATAGATCCCAAGAAGATTCGTGTGTTTGTGCTGGACGAGGCTGACGTCATGATTGCAACGCAGGGTCACAAAGACCACAGTATCCGCATCAAGAG GATGCTGCCCAATAACTGCCAGATGTTGTTGTTCTCAGCCACATTTGAGGAGACGGTGTGGGACTTCGCCAAGAGCATCGTGCCTGACCCCAACATCATCAAACTGAAGCGAGAGGAAGAGACGCTGGATACTATCAAACAGTACTATGTGTTGTGCAACAGCAAGGAGGAGAAGTTTGAAGCCCTGTGTAACATCTACGGCGCCATCACCATCGCCCAGGCCATGATCTTTTGTCAT ACAAGGAAGACTGCTGGCTGGCTGGCAGGGGAACTTTCCAGAGAGAACCACCAGGTGGCGCTGCTTAGCGGGGAGATGCAGGTGGAGCAGAGGGCTGCAGTCATTGAACGATTCCGAGATGGAAAGGAGAAGGTCCTTGTTACTACAAATGTCTGCGCTCGAG GAATCGATGTCGAGCAAGTATCGGTGGTGATCAATTTCGACTTGCCAGTGGACCGAGATGGCAACCCAGACAACGAGACGTATCTGCACAGGATTGGCCGCACGGGCCGATTCGGCAAAAGAGGGCTGGCCATCAACATGGTGGACAGCAGGATGAGTATGAACATCCTCAACCGGATCCAAGAGCATTTTA ATAAGAAAATTGAGAAGCTAGACACACACGACCTGGATGAAATCGAGAAAATCGCCAGCTAA
- the camk2n1 gene encoding calcium/calmodulin-dependent protein kinase II inhibitor 2-like, protein MSEVLPFNEDKMSHYGNEGEEGHLSFTCRLQDTNNFFNGSQNKRPPKLGQIGRSKRVVIEDETGDDDALKNVTEKTQPDA, encoded by the exons ATGTCGGAGGTGCTGCCTTTCAACGAAGACAAAATGAGTCATTATGGAAACGAGGGCGAGGAGGGACACCTTTCCTTCACTTGTCGCCTTCAAGACACCAACAACTTCTTTAACGGCTCGCAGAACAAACGTCCGCCCAAGCTGGGGCAAATAGGCCGGAGCAAAAGGG TTGTGATCGAGGATGAAACCGGTGATGACGATGCACTGAAAAATGTAACAGAGAAGACCCAGCCGGATgcttag